A region of the Gemmatimonadaceae bacterium genome:
CGCGCTGACGCCCGAAGTGCACCGGCAGATCGAGGCGCGCACCACGATGCTGCTCGACGGGCTCCGGCAAAGCGCGACCCGGCTTGGCGTGAGCTTCACGTCGAGCCAGGCCGGATCCATGTGGGGCTTCTTCTTTTCGCCGGGTCCGGTGTACGACTTCGACGATGCCAAGCGGTGCGATACGGCGATGTACGCCCGATTCTTCCACGCGGCGCTCGCGCGCGGGGTCTATCTCGCGCCGTCCGCGTTCGAGGCGGCGTTCATGTCGGCCGCGCACACCGAAGCCGACGTGAGCTGGACGATCCAGCGGCTGCACGAAGCGATGCGCGAGGCGCGTGGCTAGAGCGCGCGCCGCGATCGGCGCGCTGGCCGCGCTCGTCGCCTGCGGGGCGACGGCGCTGCCGGATCCGGACCGGCGCGCGCAGGCGGAGCAAGATGGTCCCCCGATTCGAGTCGCGCTGTCTCTGTCCGCGCCCACCGCGACGATCGGCGCGACGGGCGCATGGCGCGTGTATGCGGCGGACGGGCGAACCCTCCTGTATCGTCCCTCGGCGCGGGACAGCTGGCGCTTCGAGCCCGCCGGCGGCCGCGTGCGCGGCGCATCGCAGAGCGGCTTCTCCATGCCGGCGCGCAGCGGTGGCGTAGTCCTCCGTCCCGTGGATCCCACCGCGTTCCTGCTGCTCAATCGCAGGCGCTACCGGGGCGAGATCGTCATCGCGCCCGCGGGAACGGCGCTGCTGGTTGTCAACCGGCTGGGGTTGGAGAGCTATCTACGCGGCGTTGTGCCCCTGGAGATCGGGCGCCGCGCGCGGTCCGAGCTGGCGGCGATCAAAGCGCAGGCCGTCGTAGCGCGCAGCTATGCGCACACGCGCATCCGGACCTCCGCCGCGCGTCCCTTTGATCTCGTCGGCACGGTCACCAACCAGGTGTACGGCGGCGCGGACGCGGAGACGGCGCTGACCGACAGCGCGATCGCGTACACGCGCGGGCTCGTCCTGCACTACGGTCGCCAGCCCGTCGATGCTCCGTACTTCGCCAGCTGCGGCGGAAGCACGGCGGCCGGGGGAGAGCTATTCCCGGGTGGGGATCGCCCGTACCTGCGGGCGGTGAGCGACAGGATCCCCGGAAGCGACAGCCATTACTGCGACATCTATCCGCGCAAGGAGTGGACGCGCACCATCGAGGCCGCGCAGGTGAACGCTTCGCTGGAGAAGTACCTGCGCGAGTACATCGCGGGGCTGCGCGGCGGTCCCGGCCGCGCGATAGCGATAGACGAAGCCGGGCGCACGCGGTCGGGCCGCCTCGAGGCGCTGCGGATCCGCACCGACCGCGGCTCGCACTACCTGCGGGGCAACAGCGCGCGCTTTGTCGTTCGACCGGCGGATGGCGAGATTCTGCCCAGTACCTATTTTTCCGCTCAGTCGGTTCGGGCCGCGAACGGCGATCTCATCCGCGTGACCTTCACGGGGCGGGGCAACGGCCACGGCGTAGGCATGTGCCAGTGGGGCGCCATCGGCCGTGCGCGCGCCGGCCAGAGCTGGGAGAGCATTCTGCAGACTTATTATCCGGGGACGAGACTGGAGGCATTGTACTGATGGCTATTGGCTATTGGCTGTTGGCTATTGGCCACTGCGGAGCGGCGGGAACCAAGGGGGCTGTTAGCCAAGAGCCAACAGCCAAGAGCCAAAAGCTCCCCGCATGACTCAACCCATTCGCCTCGGTCTCGTTGGCGCGGGCGCCATAGCGCAGCTTGCGCACCTGCCCGCGCTGTCGAAGCTGCGCGGCGGCCAGCTCGTGGCGCTGTGCGACAACGACGGCCCGAAGGCGGGCGCGCTCGCCGAGCGGTTCGACGTGCCGCACGTGTTCACCGATCTCCAGGACATGCTCGAGCTGGACGAGCTGGACGCTGTGATCATCGCGACTCCCAACCACCTGCACGAGCCGCACGTTTTGAGCGCGCTCAGGGCGAAGGTGGACGTGCTGTGCGAGCGCCCGCTGGCGATGAACGCGCTCGGGGTCGAGCGAATCCTCGAGGCGGCGGAGCGAACGGGCCGGAAGGTGGTCGTCGGCAACAACCACCGGTTCCGCAACGACGTGCAGCAGCTGAGCCGCTTCCTGTACGGCGGCGAGCTGGGGCGCGTGACCGGCATGCGCGCCGGTGAATACCGGTTCCGCACGTCGCGCGAAGGGTGGCGCTTCCGGCGCGCGGAGGCGGGCGGGGGCGCGTTCTTCGAGCACGGCTTCCCGCTGCTCGACCTCGCCATGTGGCTGGCTGGATTCCCCGAGCCCGTGCGGGTAACCGCGTACTCGGACCGGCAGTCCTCGCCTGGCGGCGTCGAGGATTCAATGCTCGTGCATCTCGAGTGCGCGGCGAAGGTCGACTTCACGTTCGACATCAACTGGTGCTACATCGGCCAGGACGAGCGCTGGTGGTTCGAGGTCCTCGGCAACCGCGGCAGCGCGCGCCTCGCGCCGCTGCGCGTCGTGAAGGACCTGAACGGCAAGCCGACCGACGTGTCGCCGACGGGCGCGGCCGCCCGTGAGAGCGTGTTTCTCCAGTCATACCGCGCGGAGCTGGCGCATTTCGTCGCGCTGTTGACCGGCGCGGCCGAGTACGAACCGCCCACCGATCAGCTCAAGCTCCACAGGATCATCGAGGCGATCTACCGCTCAGCCGGCGAGGGAGCGGAGATCAGATTTTGACCCTCGGCTCCGCCGCGCCCCGCCGCCACCATTGATTCGGCTGTGAAGCTGCGCGCCTGGGTTCCCACGCGGAGCGAAGCGATCGCAGTCGCCGTTTCCGCGGGGCTATTCGCGATCGCGTTCCCGCCGTTCGAGCTGCTGCTCCCCGCGTTCGTTTGTCTCGTTCCGTTGGGCGTGCACGTCGCCCGGCTGGCCGACCGCGACGGCACCGGCCGGGAGGCGGCGCGCGCCGGGCTCTGGTTCACGCTGCTCGGCTACGGCTGCAACATCTACTGGATCGCCGTCGCGCTGTCGCTGTTCACCAATCTCGCGTTCCTGGGATACGCGGCGGCCCTCGTCTGGCTGGCGCCGTTCGGCGCGCTCACGGTCGCGGTGCTGTTCACCGCGCGCCGGCACACCGGCTGGCCGATGGCGCTGCTGCTCCCGCTGACCTGGGTCTCGTTCGAGCTCGTGCTCAACTATCTGAGCGACCTCTCGTTCCCGTGGCTGCCGCTCGGGCTCTCGCTGTCCGGGTGGCCGGTGCTCGCGCAGGCGGCGGACCTGAGTGGGGTGCGCGGCCTCAGCTTCTGGATCGCGGCGACGAACGGCTTGATCGTGGACGCCTGGCACGCGGCGCGTACCCTGCCGGCCGCGGAGCGCGTGCGTCCGATCGCGCAGCGCGCCGCGATCGCGCTCGTGCTCGCGCTGGCGGTTATCGGCTACGGCGTCTGGCGAATGCGCACCATCGAGCTGACACCGCTCGCGCGCGTAACCGTCGTTCAGCCCAACATCCCGGAGGAGGACAAGCTCCGCGCGGAAGACAAGGACAAGTACCTGGGGATCGCAGGGCGCATCACGCGCGAGGAGCTGGCCCGCACGCGCACCGACCTCGTCGTCTGGCCGGAGACCGCGGTGCCGGACTTTCTCTGGCGCAACCCGCACTGGGCCGATTCGCTGCGCGCGACGGTTGGTACCAGTGGCGTGCCGATTCTGTTCGGCTTTCTGGACTCGACGATGCCGGGGCCGCACGGCTTCGAGTATTACAACGCGGCGGCGCTGACCGACGGGCTGGGAAATCTCTCCCGCCAACCGCCGTATCGAAAAGCGTTTCTCGTGCCGATCGTGGAGCGCGTACCGTTCGTGAATCCGGCCTGGTTCGCGCGCTTCAACTATTTTGGCTCGTTCGGCCGCGGCGTGGACCCCGTCCCCTTCACGCTGCCGTTCGGGACCGTCGGCGTGCTCATCTGCTACGAGTCCATCTTCCCGCAGCTCTCGCGCAAGTACCTCACGGACGGCGTCTCGCTGCTGGTCAACGTGACGAACGACGCGTGGTTCGGGCGCAGCACGGCGCCGTACCAGCACTTCGCGCATCTCCCGATCCGCGCGATCGAGAACCGGCTCCCCATCGCCCGCTCGGCCAACACCGGCATCTCGGCCTATATCGATCCACTGGGCCGGGTGCACGGAGCCACGCCGCTCCAGGTGGAAGGGGCCTGGACGCACACGGTCGAGCGTGCCGGGGTTACGACGCTCTACAGCCGGCTCGGGGATTGGCTCAGCTGGTTGAGCGCGGCCGTCGTGATCGCGGTTCTGGCGCTTGGATTGGCCCGGACGCGGGCCGAGCGGCGGAGAGCGGCCGGCACCTGAAAAGTTCCGTCTGACGGCCGGGTTTCCGGGGTCGGGATGGCCGGTTCCTTGCTCAGTTAGCTCCCCAATAACGGGGCTGCCGCCCCTCATCTGGGAGCTGACGATGTATCACCAAAAGCTGATTCGATTCTCGATGCTGCCGCTCGCGCTGTGCGCGATCGTCACGGTCGCCGACGCGCAGGGACGGGGGCAGGGACAGGCCGCCGACAAGGCCAAAGGAAATCAGGGACGTGCCGAGCAGCCGGCGACCGCGCGCGGCGCCGACAAGGCCAGGCCGCAGCAGCCGCGCAATGAAGCGCAGGGGAATCGCGGACGCAGCGACGCCGCGCCGAATCCGAGCCCGAGAGCAATCGAGCGGGCGAGCAGTAACGCGCGCTTCAAGAGAACGTGGACCACCAGCGACATCCGGCCCGATCTGCGTCGCCGCATAGCGAGCGATCGCTGGGCGGAGAGAGTCGCGGCCGGCGCGCTGGCGCACGCGTTCGCGCGCAACGTCAGCGATAACGCATTCGTCATCGCGTCTTCGGGCCGAAACATGCTCGTGCGCAACCGGAACGGCGACGTCCTCGTCGCGCTGGACGACGACCGGGCGCGCAACCTCGGCGGGTGGAAAGTCAAGCCGATCGACGACCGCATCGGCGAAGGCTCGCCTAGCTTCTGCAGGTCGGGCGAAGGTCACCCGAACTGGGGCCGCCAGTGGTGCATCGACAAGGGCTTCGGCATCGGCGTGGACAACAGCATCAACAACGTCCGCTGGGGACGGAACCTCGACGTGAACGACGTCGTGTTCGCGCGCGAGCCGACGTCGGCGACGCTGACCCGCGCGGCGCTCGAGGCGGTGCTTGGCCAGCGCACGGTCGATCGCCTGGCGCTGCACGCCATCACGCTGGGCCTGGTGGATCCGCTGGTGGGGACCTGGCGCGTGGACCCGGCCGGGCCGCGGGTGCTGCTGGTCAACTCAGGTCGCTATCCGGTAGCGGAGATCGTGGACGTCGATCGTGACCTGCGCAGTGATCGAATGGTGGTGGCACTCAGGCCCTGGGACATCTAGGGCAGCTCGGCTGTGACCCGGAAGGGTTTGCAGTCGGGGAGTAGATGGCTCGTCGTTGCCTTCCTGTTCGCTGCTTGCAGCGGACGGGAAGGCGACGCGGCCCCGGTAGAGGGCGGCCCCGAAGAGCGCGCCGCGGCGCAACGCGAGGGCAATGCGGCGGAGAGCGCGTTCACGAGGGAGCTCACGCGGATCCAGGCGAGGGCGGATTCGATCGACGCGATCTTCCAACCACTGCCGCTGCTCCGGCCGCAGCAGGAGTCGGCCCTCCGCCGCTTCGACAACGACGCGCAGCTCGTCGCGGCCAGGCGGCTCGGCATTCCCGCGAACACACCGCGTCAGGCGGTTGAGCGCATGGTCGCCGACGGGCGCATGGCTCGACTCGCGGACAGCACGGACCACTGGATGGTGCGGAAGCTCGACCACTCGTCTCCCTATCTCACGCCCGATGGGGCGGCCGCGCTGCGCGAGATCGCGCAGCGCTTTCAGCAAGCGCTCGCGCGGAGGGGACTGCCCGCGTACCGGCTCGAGGTGACCTCGGCACTGCGCAGCGCGGAGGATCAGGCGGTGCTGCGGGCCGGCAACGTGAACGCGGCCGCGGGCGAGAGCACGCACCAGTACGGGACAACTTTCGACGTGGCCTACAGCGCGTTCGCGCCCCCGGCCGAGCCCCTTGTCACACCTTCGCTCCCGGAAGCGCTCTGGCTCGAGCCGCACCTCGTCTGGGTGGCTGGGACGCTGGCCGAAACGGTCGCCGCGCGCCGGTCGCGGGAGCTGATGGCGATCCTCGGCAACGTCCTGCTGGAAATGCAGGGGGAGGGGAAGATCATGGTCACCCTCGAGCGGCTCCAGCCCGTGTATCACGTGACGGTCGCGCGGCGCTATTGAGGGTGTCAGATTCCTCTTGTGAAGATCATCGCCGGAACCAGCGGCTACTCGTTCAAGGAGTGGAAGGGCTCGTTCTACCCGGCCGACATCAAGCCGGACGGAATGCTCGCGTTCTACGCGACCAGGTTTCCGACCGTAGAGATCAACAACACGTTTTACCGGATGCCGCGCGAGAACGTGCTGCTGGACTGGGCGGCGCAGGTGCCGGACGGCTTCACCTTCGCGATCAAGGCCAGCCAGCGGATCACGCACCACGCGCGGCTCAAGCCCGAATTCGCGGCGGACCTGCTCGGCTTCCTCCTGAAGAACACGGCGGTGCTGGAGGACCATCTCGGCCCCATCCTCTTTCAGCTGCCGCCGAACATGAAGAAGGACTTCGACCGGCTGCGCGGTTTCCTCGATCTGCTTCCCGCGGAGAGGAAGTTCGTGATCGAGTTCCGCCACGACAGCTGGTTCGAGGAGGACGTGTACGACGCGCTGCGCGCGCGTGACGTCGCCATGTGCGTTGCCGAGCAGGAAGAGTTCAAGTGTCCCATAGTGCCCACCGCGTCGTGGGGGTACTTGCGGCTGCACCGGTTCGACTATGGCGCGGCGGCTCTGGCGGAGTGGGTGAAATGCGTCGCCGGCCAGCCGTGGACCGACGCGTACGTGTACTTCAAGCACGACGAGGGAGTAGGGTCAGGACCGCCGGCGGTGGACGCTTTCGTCGCGGCGGTAAAGGCGCAGACGTGAACATGCGCCGTCACGCAGGGTAAGAACGAGGAATCAATGACCATGAATCGCCGGATAATTCGCGTAACGCGCGCCATGGCGCCTGCTTGCTTCATTCTCGCCGCGGCCTGCCAGGCAACGACGCAGGCCGACGTGGCGCAGTCTCCCGCAGCCGTTACCGCAGCCCCCGAGCATCAGCATACGCCGGGGATGGTGATGGACACCGCCATGATGCACCAGATGGACCCGGACACGCGCTTCATGCACCACATGACGATGCATCACGCGCAGGCGCTGGAGATGACGAGTCTCGTGCCGGGCAGGAACGCGAGCCCGGGGCTGGGATTGCTCGCCGAGCGAATCGACGTCTCGCAGAAGGACGAGATCGCGCTCATGCGGCGCTGGCTGGAGCGGCGGGGGAAGCCGCTGCCGCCGCCGCCGCCGCCGGGCGATCACATGATGCCCATGGCGATGCCGGGGATGCTCACGGATGCCGAGATGGCGCGCCTTCGCGCCGCGACCGGTAGCGAGTTCGAGCGCCTGTTTCTGGAGCTGATGATCAAGCATCACGAG
Encoded here:
- a CDS encoding Gfo/Idh/MocA family oxidoreductase yields the protein MTQPIRLGLVGAGAIAQLAHLPALSKLRGGQLVALCDNDGPKAGALAERFDVPHVFTDLQDMLELDELDAVIIATPNHLHEPHVLSALRAKVDVLCERPLAMNALGVERILEAAERTGRKVVVGNNHRFRNDVQQLSRFLYGGELGRVTGMRAGEYRFRTSREGWRFRRAEAGGGAFFEHGFPLLDLAMWLAGFPEPVRVTAYSDRQSSPGGVEDSMLVHLECAAKVDFTFDINWCYIGQDERWWFEVLGNRGSARLAPLRVVKDLNGKPTDVSPTGAAARESVFLQSYRAELAHFVALLTGAAEYEPPTDQLKLHRIIEAIYRSAGEGAEIRF
- a CDS encoding DUF72 domain-containing protein, which produces MKIIAGTSGYSFKEWKGSFYPADIKPDGMLAFYATRFPTVEINNTFYRMPRENVLLDWAAQVPDGFTFAIKASQRITHHARLKPEFAADLLGFLLKNTAVLEDHLGPILFQLPPNMKKDFDRLRGFLDLLPAERKFVIEFRHDSWFEEDVYDALRARDVAMCVAEQEEFKCPIVPTASWGYLRLHRFDYGAAALAEWVKCVAGQPWTDAYVYFKHDEGVGSGPPAVDAFVAAVKAQT
- a CDS encoding DUF305 domain-containing protein encodes the protein MNRRIIRVTRAMAPACFILAAACQATTQADVAQSPAAVTAAPEHQHTPGMVMDTAMMHQMDPDTRFMHHMTMHHAQALEMTSLVPGRNASPGLGLLAERIDVSQKDEIALMRRWLERRGKPLPPPPPPGDHMMPMAMPGMLTDAEMARLRAATGSEFERLFLELMIKHHEGALAMVSELLGSQGAAQDSELFALVSDIDADQRAEIARMQSMLRAMGPRPPR
- a CDS encoding DUF5715 family protein — protein: MTRKGLQSGSRWLVVAFLFAACSGREGDAAPVEGGPEERAAAQREGNAAESAFTRELTRIQARADSIDAIFQPLPLLRPQQESALRRFDNDAQLVAARRLGIPANTPRQAVERMVADGRMARLADSTDHWMVRKLDHSSPYLTPDGAAALREIAQRFQQALARRGLPAYRLEVTSALRSAEDQAVLRAGNVNAAAGESTHQYGTTFDVAYSAFAPPAEPLVTPSLPEALWLEPHLVWVAGTLAETVAARRSRELMAILGNVLLEMQGEGKIMVTLERLQPVYHVTVARRY
- the lnt gene encoding apolipoprotein N-acyltransferase, with the protein product MKLRAWVPTRSEAIAVAVSAGLFAIAFPPFELLLPAFVCLVPLGVHVARLADRDGTGREAARAGLWFTLLGYGCNIYWIAVALSLFTNLAFLGYAAALVWLAPFGALTVAVLFTARRHTGWPMALLLPLTWVSFELVLNYLSDLSFPWLPLGLSLSGWPVLAQAADLSGVRGLSFWIAATNGLIVDAWHAARTLPAAERVRPIAQRAAIALVLALAVIGYGVWRMRTIELTPLARVTVVQPNIPEEDKLRAEDKDKYLGIAGRITREELARTRTDLVVWPETAVPDFLWRNPHWADSLRATVGTSGVPILFGFLDSTMPGPHGFEYYNAAALTDGLGNLSRQPPYRKAFLVPIVERVPFVNPAWFARFNYFGSFGRGVDPVPFTLPFGTVGVLICYESIFPQLSRKYLTDGVSLLVNVTNDAWFGRSTAPYQHFAHLPIRAIENRLPIARSANTGISAYIDPLGRVHGATPLQVEGAWTHTVERAGVTTLYSRLGDWLSWLSAAVVIAVLALGLARTRAERRRAAGT
- a CDS encoding SpoIID/LytB domain-containing protein, which encodes MARARAAIGALAALVACGATALPDPDRRAQAEQDGPPIRVALSLSAPTATIGATGAWRVYAADGRTLLYRPSARDSWRFEPAGGRVRGASQSGFSMPARSGGVVLRPVDPTAFLLLNRRRYRGEIVIAPAGTALLVVNRLGLESYLRGVVPLEIGRRARSELAAIKAQAVVARSYAHTRIRTSAARPFDLVGTVTNQVYGGADAETALTDSAIAYTRGLVLHYGRQPVDAPYFASCGGSTAAGGELFPGGDRPYLRAVSDRIPGSDSHYCDIYPRKEWTRTIEAAQVNASLEKYLREYIAGLRGGPGRAIAIDEAGRTRSGRLEALRIRTDRGSHYLRGNSARFVVRPADGEILPSTYFSAQSVRAANGDLIRVTFTGRGNGHGVGMCQWGAIGRARAGQSWESILQTYYPGTRLEALY